A genome region from Geobacter pickeringii includes the following:
- a CDS encoding phosphopantetheine-binding protein — MSDELITQVKQMIIDALRIDGMAPADIDTDAPLFGEGLGLDSIDALQLVVAMEKDFGVVVPDAATGTTVFASVRSMTDYIAANRK, encoded by the coding sequence ATGTCCGATGAACTGATCACCCAGGTCAAGCAGATGATTATCGACGCCCTCCGCATCGACGGGATGGCGCCCGCAGATATCGACACCGACGCCCCCCTCTTCGGCGAGGGGCTCGGCCTCGACTCCATCGACGCCCTCCAGCTCGTGGTCGCCATGGAGAAGGATTTCGGCGTGGTGGTCCCCGATGCCGCCACCGGCACCACGGTCTTCGCGTCGGTCCGGAGCATGACCGACTACATCGCGGCCAACCGTAAATGA
- a CDS encoding radical SAM protein has product MLQGLKNYTTEKIVSVLLSLATSASNENLARMTHLMELIPKKDYYRERIRWIRQLIRENHPSIEFPRRILRELHPNQRDKWITNLTVNHLLSGTNKRKAWAEREGYYPPSTVVISTTMKCNLSCYGCYAGDYSKALELTNAEIDSVLTQMKEMGVYFAVISGGEPFFKDDIFEIFKKHSDMAFLVFTHGGLIDEAMVQKLIEVGNVMPAFSLEGYEKETDERRGPGHFKKVMRAMDLLREAGLSFCGSFTQTSRNTDIITSDEYIDMLLAKGVFALWLFTYVPVGREPDLELMATPEQRDYLRRRIVDFRGTKPMLFVDFWNDGPIISGCIAGGRKYFHINANGDIEPCVFCHFAVDNIRRTTIREALASPLFRRIREVQGGHDNLLRPCMLIDHPEAGRELFESEGAYPTHDGADAIFTGLADRMDDYSRRYAEFADPAWEREFESGRGKRNRGCGKG; this is encoded by the coding sequence ATGCTGCAAGGTCTCAAAAACTACACCACCGAGAAGATCGTCTCCGTTCTCCTCTCCCTGGCCACCAGCGCCTCCAACGAGAACCTGGCGCGGATGACCCACCTGATGGAGCTGATCCCGAAGAAGGATTACTACCGGGAGCGGATCCGCTGGATCCGCCAGCTCATCCGGGAGAACCACCCCTCCATCGAGTTCCCCCGCCGCATCCTCCGGGAGCTTCACCCCAACCAGCGGGACAAGTGGATCACCAACCTGACGGTGAACCACCTCCTCTCCGGCACCAACAAACGGAAGGCGTGGGCCGAGCGCGAGGGGTACTACCCCCCCTCCACGGTGGTCATCAGCACCACCATGAAGTGCAACCTCTCCTGCTACGGCTGCTACGCCGGTGACTACTCCAAGGCGCTGGAGCTGACCAACGCGGAGATCGACTCGGTCCTCACCCAGATGAAGGAGATGGGGGTCTACTTCGCCGTCATCTCCGGCGGCGAGCCGTTCTTCAAGGACGACATCTTCGAGATCTTCAAGAAGCACTCGGACATGGCGTTCCTCGTCTTCACCCACGGCGGGCTCATCGACGAGGCGATGGTGCAGAAGCTGATCGAGGTGGGAAACGTGATGCCCGCCTTCTCCCTGGAGGGGTACGAAAAGGAGACCGACGAGCGGCGCGGGCCGGGGCACTTCAAGAAGGTGATGCGGGCCATGGATCTGCTGCGGGAGGCAGGGCTCTCCTTCTGCGGCTCCTTCACCCAGACGAGCCGGAACACCGACATCATCACCAGCGACGAGTACATCGACATGCTCCTCGCCAAGGGGGTCTTCGCCCTCTGGCTCTTCACCTACGTGCCGGTGGGGCGCGAGCCGGACCTGGAACTGATGGCGACCCCGGAGCAGCGCGACTACCTGCGGCGGCGGATCGTCGACTTCCGGGGCACCAAGCCGATGCTCTTCGTCGACTTCTGGAACGACGGCCCCATCATCAGCGGCTGCATCGCCGGGGGGCGGAAGTACTTCCACATCAACGCCAACGGCGACATTGAGCCGTGCGTCTTCTGCCACTTCGCCGTGGACAACATCCGCCGCACCACGATCCGGGAGGCCCTCGCCTCCCCCCTCTTCCGCCGGATCCGCGAGGTGCAGGGGGGCCACGACAACCTCCTGCGCCCCTGCATGCTCATCGACCACCCCGAGGCGGGGCGCGAGCTCTTCGAGAGCGAAGGGGCCTACCCGACCCACGACGGGGCCGATGCCATCTTCACCGGCCTTGCGGACCGGATGGACGACTACTCCCGGCGCTACGCCGAGTTCGCCGATCCCGCCTGGGAGCGGGAGTTCGAGTCCGGGCGCGGAAAGCGGAACCGGGGGTGCGGCAAGGGATAA
- a CDS encoding beta-ketoacyl-[acyl-carrier-protein] synthase family protein, which yields MTRPRIAITGIGIFCAAGSDVPSFTASLLEGRSAIGPVDLFDVSPFPARIGAQVRDFDPAGHFDRQTAAHLSRADQFALIAAREALEASGIRRHRDPFDIGVCVGAGAAGMIHGEQWLRERVEGKPGHPAQLRGLLPDRAATVLASHFGLHGYQGSITTACSSSATAIGWGADLVATGQLTACLCGGTDTLSLLTFTGFNSLRVVDPAPCSPFSLGRQGISLGEGAAFLVLEREDEARSRGARIFGFIRGYALAGEAYHMTAPEPSGSEAARVMGAALAAAGVSPEEVGWVNAHGTGTPLNDVVESKAMRQVFGERVRQVPLVSTKAMTGHCLGAAGAIEIAATAIALGAGTIPRTLNFRGADPECDLDYCHDGPRPSTAAVALSNSFAFGGNITCVVVSR from the coding sequence ATGACCAGACCCCGCATCGCCATAACCGGCATCGGCATTTTCTGCGCCGCCGGCAGCGACGTCCCCTCCTTCACCGCGTCGCTCCTCGAGGGACGCAGTGCCATCGGCCCGGTGGACCTCTTCGACGTCTCCCCGTTTCCGGCGCGGATCGGCGCCCAGGTGCGCGATTTCGACCCCGCCGGCCATTTCGACCGCCAGACCGCCGCTCACCTCTCCCGGGCCGACCAGTTCGCCCTCATTGCGGCAAGAGAGGCCCTGGAGGCCAGCGGCATCCGCCGGCACCGCGACCCGTTCGACATCGGGGTCTGCGTCGGCGCCGGCGCGGCGGGGATGATCCACGGCGAACAGTGGCTCCGCGAACGGGTCGAGGGGAAACCGGGACACCCGGCACAACTGCGGGGGCTCCTCCCCGACCGGGCCGCCACGGTCCTCGCCTCCCACTTCGGCCTCCACGGCTACCAGGGAAGCATCACCACCGCCTGCTCGTCATCGGCCACCGCCATCGGCTGGGGGGCCGACCTTGTCGCCACCGGGCAGCTCACGGCATGCCTCTGCGGCGGCACCGACACCCTCTCCCTCCTCACCTTCACCGGCTTCAACTCCCTGCGGGTGGTCGATCCCGCCCCCTGCTCCCCCTTCAGCCTCGGCCGCCAGGGGATCTCCCTCGGCGAAGGGGCGGCCTTCCTGGTACTGGAGCGCGAGGATGAAGCGAGAAGCCGGGGGGCGCGGATCTTCGGCTTCATCCGTGGCTATGCCCTGGCGGGGGAGGCGTACCACATGACCGCGCCGGAACCGTCGGGGAGCGAGGCTGCCCGGGTGATGGGCGCCGCCCTGGCCGCCGCCGGCGTCTCGCCGGAGGAGGTCGGCTGGGTGAACGCCCACGGCACCGGCACCCCCCTGAACGACGTGGTGGAAAGCAAGGCGATGAGGCAGGTCTTCGGCGAACGGGTCCGGCAGGTTCCGCTTGTCTCCACCAAGGCGATGACCGGCCACTGCCTCGGCGCCGCCGGCGCCATCGAGATCGCGGCCACCGCCATCGCCCTCGGCGCCGGCACCATCCCCCGGACCCTCAACTTCCGCGGCGCCGACCCCGAGTGCGATCTCGACTACTGCCACGACGGCCCCCGGCCGAGCACGGCGGCCGTCGCCCTCTCCAACTCCTTCGCCTTCGGCGGCAACATTACCTGCGTGGTGGTGAGCAGATGA
- a CDS encoding polysaccharide deacetylase family protein, giving the protein MTVPNALTIDVEEWFHVCGLSGAPAPPPAEERVGAAVERILGLLTDGGVKATFFVLGCVAEQHPALVPAIAAAGHEIASHGWSHRLVTDLSPAEFRDEIRRTGDLLERQAGRRPTGFRAPQWSLCRKRTPWAFPILRQEGYRYDASLSPLPFVGDRQGPRGPHAIDTPAGRLVEIPPLVTPTPFGNLPTGGGWGFRFFPERIITATIRRLNRRGMPAVLFLHPREVDPEGPRLPLPPLRSFVAYGPRCSAEGRLRTLVRQFEFTTLAHVVDVWDTA; this is encoded by the coding sequence ATGACGGTTCCCAACGCTCTCACCATCGATGTGGAGGAATGGTTCCACGTCTGCGGCCTCTCCGGAGCACCGGCTCCCCCCCCGGCGGAGGAGCGGGTCGGTGCCGCCGTGGAGCGGATCCTCGGCCTGCTGACCGACGGCGGGGTCAAGGCCACCTTTTTCGTGCTCGGCTGCGTGGCGGAGCAGCATCCGGCCCTTGTCCCCGCCATTGCCGCCGCCGGTCACGAGATCGCCTCCCACGGGTGGTCCCACCGGCTGGTGACCGACCTCTCGCCGGCGGAGTTCCGGGATGAGATCCGGCGGACCGGCGATCTGCTGGAACGGCAGGCCGGCCGGCGCCCGACGGGGTTCCGGGCCCCCCAGTGGTCCCTCTGCCGCAAGCGGACCCCGTGGGCCTTCCCGATCCTGCGGCAGGAGGGGTATCGCTACGATGCAAGCCTCTCCCCCCTCCCCTTCGTGGGGGACCGGCAGGGGCCCCGGGGGCCCCACGCCATCGACACGCCGGCGGGGCGGCTCGTGGAGATCCCCCCCCTGGTGACGCCGACCCCCTTCGGGAACCTTCCGACCGGCGGCGGGTGGGGGTTCCGCTTCTTCCCGGAGAGGATCATAACCGCCACCATCCGGCGGCTGAATCGCCGCGGCATGCCGGCGGTCCTCTTCCTGCACCCCCGGGAGGTGGACCCGGAGGGACCGCGGCTGCCGCTGCCGCCGCTGCGCTCCTTCGTCGCCTACGGGCCGCGGTGCAGCGCGGAAGGAAGGCTCCGCACCCTCGTGCGACAATTTGAATTCACGACACTTGCTCACGTGGTTGACGTTTGGGATACTGCATAA
- a CDS encoding B12-binding domain-containing radical SAM protein, with protein MRILFVSPGWPTGRLWGELGFKFPSLALASLAAVTPPEWEVALCDESRETVDFDAACDLVAVTAMTPQAPRTYEIAAGFRARGKCVVMGGFHASNLPDEALRHVDAVVVGEGELVWPRLLADFAAGRLERLYRSTGLLPMDAIPVARREIFSGKGYLLTNTLQTTRGCPFDCEFCSVTAFYGRKYRGRPVEAVLAELEQLRKANSFAFFVDDNLVADRRYALPLFRGMKGMGFKWLSHAPIDFAGDEELMRAAGEAGCVGMFVGFESLDQEALAAMGKVTNRAAEYLDSARKFRDHGIGILGSFVLGYDGATPDSFGRILRFCEEARIEAAIFPILTPYPGTAVRRRLEAEGRITSNDWRDYDMGHVTFEPRGMTAAELQAGHDWLNRSFYSFGSMWRRLVKRHRSVQVFGPMNVGFRSAIRRTARFRTGGA; from the coding sequence ATGAGGATTCTTTTCGTCTCCCCCGGGTGGCCCACGGGACGCCTCTGGGGAGAGCTCGGCTTCAAATTCCCCTCCCTGGCGCTGGCATCCCTGGCCGCCGTCACCCCCCCCGAGTGGGAGGTGGCCCTCTGCGACGAGAGCCGGGAGACGGTCGACTTCGACGCGGCGTGCGACCTCGTCGCCGTCACCGCCATGACCCCCCAGGCCCCCCGCACCTACGAGATCGCCGCCGGCTTCCGCGCCCGGGGAAAGTGCGTGGTGATGGGGGGGTTCCACGCCAGCAACCTGCCGGACGAGGCGCTGCGCCACGTGGACGCCGTAGTGGTGGGTGAGGGGGAGCTCGTCTGGCCCCGGCTCCTGGCCGACTTCGCCGCCGGGCGGCTGGAACGGCTCTATCGCTCCACCGGCCTCCTCCCCATGGACGCCATCCCCGTGGCCCGGCGCGAGATCTTCTCCGGCAAGGGGTACCTCCTCACCAACACCCTCCAGACCACCCGCGGTTGCCCCTTCGACTGCGAGTTCTGCTCCGTCACCGCCTTCTACGGCAGGAAATACCGGGGGCGGCCGGTGGAGGCGGTCCTGGCCGAGCTGGAGCAGCTGCGCAAGGCAAACTCCTTCGCCTTCTTCGTCGACGACAACCTGGTGGCCGACCGCCGCTACGCCCTCCCCCTCTTCCGGGGGATGAAGGGGATGGGGTTCAAGTGGCTCTCCCACGCCCCCATCGACTTTGCCGGGGACGAGGAGCTGATGCGGGCCGCGGGCGAGGCGGGGTGCGTCGGGATGTTCGTCGGCTTCGAGTCCCTGGACCAGGAGGCTCTGGCCGCCATGGGGAAGGTGACGAACCGGGCCGCCGAATACCTCGACTCCGCCCGGAAGTTCCGGGACCACGGCATCGGCATCCTCGGCTCCTTCGTCCTCGGCTACGACGGCGCCACCCCCGACTCCTTCGGCCGGATCCTCCGCTTCTGCGAAGAGGCCCGGATCGAGGCGGCCATCTTCCCGATCCTCACCCCCTACCCCGGCACGGCGGTCCGCCGGCGGCTGGAGGCGGAGGGGCGGATCACCTCCAACGACTGGCGCGACTACGACATGGGGCACGTCACCTTCGAGCCCCGGGGGATGACCGCCGCCGAGCTCCAGGCGGGTCACGACTGGCTGAACCGCTCCTTCTACTCCTTCGGCTCCATGTGGCGGCGGCTCGTCAAGCGCCACCGCTCGGTGCAGGTCTTCGGCCCCATGAACGTCGGCTTTCGCAGCGCCATCAGACGGACCGCGCGGTTCCGGACGGGGGGCGCATGA
- a CDS encoding acyl-CoA thioesterase has protein sequence MGAHETSVTVRFNEVDTYGVAWHGHYVAWMEVGRNDLAHRFGLDAAQLADLGYLAPVVELELKYRRPARYHEELRIQTTARRCETATLEFSCRIVAADGSLCAAGRTVHALTDRDGLLQYRLPAPVAERLERLLASQEG, from the coding sequence ATGGGCGCACACGAAACCTCCGTAACCGTCCGTTTCAACGAGGTTGACACCTACGGCGTCGCCTGGCACGGCCACTACGTCGCCTGGATGGAGGTGGGACGCAACGACCTGGCCCACCGCTTCGGCCTCGACGCCGCCCAGCTCGCCGACCTCGGCTACCTGGCGCCGGTGGTGGAACTGGAACTGAAATACCGCCGTCCGGCCCGCTACCACGAAGAACTCCGCATCCAGACCACCGCCCGCCGGTGCGAGACCGCCACCCTGGAGTTCTCCTGCCGGATCGTCGCCGCCGACGGCTCCCTCTGCGCCGCCGGCCGCACCGTCCACGCCCTCACCGACCGCGACGGCCTCCTCCAGTACCGGCTTCCCGCCCCGGTGGCCGAGCGGCTGGAACGGCTCCTCGCCTCTCAGGAGGGGTAA
- a CDS encoding 3-oxoacyl-ACP reductase family protein: MEFKDKIVVVTGGTRGIGRAVSLHFAREGGRVFAAYVANDEAARTLEGEAAGLSGSVVAVKADVATAAGAQTVIDAAARETGHLDILVNNAGIIRDVYLPMMSEEDWDAVIRTNVSPLFHCCKWGVRKMLARRAGAIVNLSSVSAYAGTPGQTNYAASKGAAISFTKALSREVGPMGIRVNAVAPGLIETEMIAGMKQEIVESIVKGTAAGRIGRPEEVAEAVAFLASDRASYITGQCLIVDGGIV; this comes from the coding sequence ATGGAATTCAAGGACAAGATCGTCGTCGTCACCGGCGGCACCCGCGGCATCGGCCGCGCCGTCTCCCTCCACTTCGCCCGGGAAGGGGGGCGGGTCTTCGCCGCCTACGTGGCCAACGACGAGGCGGCCCGCACCCTGGAGGGAGAGGCGGCAGGGCTTTCCGGCTCCGTCGTGGCGGTAAAGGCCGACGTCGCCACCGCCGCGGGGGCCCAGACCGTCATCGATGCGGCGGCCCGGGAGACGGGGCACCTCGACATCCTGGTGAACAACGCCGGGATCATCCGCGACGTCTACCTCCCGATGATGAGCGAGGAGGACTGGGACGCGGTTATCCGGACCAACGTCTCCCCCCTCTTCCACTGCTGCAAGTGGGGGGTGCGCAAGATGCTCGCCCGGCGCGCGGGGGCCATCGTCAACCTCTCGTCGGTGTCGGCCTACGCCGGCACCCCGGGGCAGACCAACTACGCCGCCAGCAAGGGGGCGGCCATCAGCTTCACCAAAGCCCTCTCCCGGGAGGTGGGCCCCATGGGAATCAGGGTGAACGCTGTGGCGCCGGGGCTCATCGAGACCGAGATGATCGCCGGGATGAAGCAGGAGATCGTGGAGAGCATCGTCAAGGGGACCGCCGCCGGCCGGATCGGCCGGCCCGAGGAGGTGGCGGAGGCGGTCGCCTTCCTCGCGTCGGACCGGGCCTCCTACATCACGGGGCAGTGCCTCATCGTCGACGGCGGGATCGTGTAA
- a CDS encoding glycosyltransferase family 2 protein — protein MGYCIIIPAYNAERTLPAVVREVLALGVPCLVVNDGSTDGTAASVAGLPVNLESHATNRGKGAALRTGFAWALRHGFAGVVTLDADGQHDPTAIPRLVAVARERGTDILIAARDAQFREMAGLRSVWNRFGVWCMRKRTGFTITDSQSGFRWYSARLIRGVELTSSGYQLEMEILLKAWRAGFTIDSFPVAARVADGRATSHFRPVRDTWNICMTFLRYM, from the coding sequence TTGGGATACTGCATAATCATACCCGCCTACAATGCCGAGAGAACCCTTCCCGCCGTGGTCCGGGAGGTTCTCGCCCTCGGGGTTCCGTGCCTCGTGGTGAATGACGGCTCCACCGACGGAACCGCGGCCTCCGTGGCGGGATTGCCGGTGAACCTGGAGAGCCACGCCACGAACCGCGGCAAGGGAGCGGCGCTCCGCACCGGCTTCGCCTGGGCGCTTCGGCACGGCTTTGCGGGGGTGGTGACCCTCGACGCCGACGGCCAGCATGATCCGACGGCGATCCCCCGGCTCGTGGCCGTCGCCCGGGAACGGGGCACCGACATTCTCATCGCCGCCCGTGACGCCCAGTTTCGGGAGATGGCAGGGTTGCGGTCGGTCTGGAACCGCTTCGGCGTCTGGTGCATGCGCAAGCGGACCGGCTTCACCATCACCGACAGCCAGTCGGGGTTCCGCTGGTACTCGGCGCGGCTCATCCGGGGGGTCGAACTGACATCGAGCGGCTACCAGTTGGAGATGGAGATCCTGCTCAAGGCCTGGCGCGCCGGCTTCACCATCGACTCGTTTCCCGTGGCCGCACGGGTGGCCGATGGGCGGGCCACGAGCCACTTCCGCCCGGTGCGGGACACCTGGAACATCTGCATGACGTTCCTCCGGTACATGTGA
- a CDS encoding ACP S-malonyltransferase, with translation MICFIFPGQPLAPPATLPDDPLFREIADLARERAAFDLPSFSWLGPPATDQVALQIYGVAMSLYRTRQLREDGVTPQRVAEHSMGIYPALAAAGALPAGEVLELTARSGRAMAAMGATNQYALGCIVGLTLEPLLAIAENNGIFLANHNTSRHFLLSGERGRMEEACAEALAHGAFSVKIFPCDAPLHSPLMGEIADDLTAVFADYRYREPAIPLMDHIEQEFLTAADLASFMTRELTLPVNWERTYRALRRGGCSRFHEVGVGDSLKKYNRWIESETGR, from the coding sequence ATGATCTGTTTCATCTTCCCCGGTCAGCCTCTGGCCCCCCCCGCAACCCTTCCCGACGACCCCCTCTTCCGGGAGATTGCCGACCTCGCCCGGGAGCGGGCCGCCTTCGATCTCCCCTCCTTTTCCTGGCTCGGCCCCCCCGCCACCGACCAGGTGGCGCTCCAGATCTACGGCGTCGCCATGAGCCTCTACCGCACCCGGCAGCTCCGTGAGGACGGGGTGACGCCCCAGCGCGTGGCCGAGCACAGCATGGGAATCTACCCGGCCCTTGCCGCCGCCGGCGCCCTGCCGGCGGGAGAGGTCCTGGAGCTCACCGCCCGCTCCGGCCGGGCCATGGCGGCCATGGGAGCGACGAACCAGTATGCCCTCGGCTGCATCGTCGGCCTCACCCTGGAGCCCCTCCTCGCCATCGCGGAGAACAACGGGATATTCCTCGCCAACCACAACACCTCGCGCCACTTCCTCCTCTCGGGGGAGCGGGGGAGGATGGAGGAGGCCTGCGCCGAGGCCCTTGCCCACGGAGCCTTCTCGGTGAAGATCTTCCCCTGCGATGCCCCGCTCCACTCCCCCCTCATGGGCGAGATTGCGGACGACCTCACGGCGGTCTTCGCCGACTACCGCTACCGGGAGCCGGCGATTCCACTCATGGATCACATCGAGCAGGAGTTTCTCACCGCCGCCGACCTCGCCTCCTTCATGACCCGGGAACTGACCCTGCCGGTCAACTGGGAGCGGACCTACCGCGCCCTGCGGCGAGGGGGCTGCTCCCGTTTCCACGAGGTGGGGGTGGGGGATTCCCTCAAGAAGTACAACCGCTGGATCGAGAGCGAGACGGGGAGGTAG
- a CDS encoding lipid biosynthesis B12-binding/radical SAM protein, with the protein MKILLISANRERSPYPVFPIGLAYLAPPLAADGHELRALDLCFSADPEAAVTALLADFAPHAVVISVRNVDNVTWPGSRSYLAGVRGVVALCRGKVPTIIGGSGFSLMPAELLEHLDGDFGVVGEGEEILPELIRRLERGEDAAGLPGVVTRGSAGFAHPLPVERIGTPDRSLFAVERYRREGGMANLQTKRGCPFACVYCTYPLLEGRRVRLRPVGEIVAELKELEALHGIDYVYFVDDIFNYPPDFASELCAAMTAAGVTLNWSAFVNPGFVTPRLMEQMVAAGCDAVEYGTDSGSPAMLANLGKSFTVADIREASRVCRELGVDFAHYILFGGPGESRETVRESFALMDEVAPTAVIAMTGIRIFPGTPLHDRAVVEGMVPGNAALLEPVFYLSPQIREELRDLVTAEAMQRRNWVAPGLEINMSDAMLEAMRHFPVRGPLWKLMKRLGRSRVNPFSSR; encoded by the coding sequence ATGAAGATCCTCCTCATCTCCGCCAACCGCGAGCGGAGCCCCTACCCGGTCTTCCCCATCGGGCTCGCCTACCTGGCTCCCCCCCTGGCCGCCGACGGCCACGAACTCCGCGCCCTCGACCTCTGCTTCTCCGCCGACCCGGAAGCGGCAGTGACCGCCCTTCTCGCCGACTTCGCCCCCCACGCCGTGGTCATCTCGGTCCGCAACGTCGACAACGTCACCTGGCCCGGCTCCCGCTCCTACCTCGCCGGTGTCAGGGGAGTGGTGGCGCTCTGCCGGGGGAAGGTGCCGACCATCATCGGCGGGTCGGGGTTCTCCCTCATGCCGGCGGAACTCCTCGAACACCTGGACGGCGACTTCGGCGTGGTGGGAGAGGGGGAAGAGATCCTGCCGGAGTTGATCCGGCGCCTGGAGCGGGGAGAAGACGCCGCCGGCCTGCCGGGGGTCGTCACCCGCGGCAGCGCAGGCTTCGCTCACCCCCTGCCGGTGGAGCGGATCGGCACCCCCGACCGGAGCCTTTTCGCCGTAGAGCGCTACCGCCGGGAAGGGGGGATGGCCAACCTCCAGACCAAGCGGGGGTGCCCCTTTGCCTGCGTCTACTGCACCTACCCCCTTCTGGAAGGGCGCCGGGTGCGGCTTCGCCCCGTCGGCGAAATCGTCGCCGAGCTGAAGGAGCTGGAGGCGCTCCACGGCATCGACTACGTCTACTTCGTGGACGACATCTTCAACTATCCCCCCGACTTCGCCTCTGAGCTCTGCGCCGCCATGACCGCCGCGGGGGTGACGCTCAACTGGTCCGCCTTCGTCAACCCCGGCTTTGTCACCCCGCGGCTCATGGAGCAGATGGTGGCGGCCGGCTGCGACGCCGTCGAGTACGGCACCGACTCCGGCTCTCCCGCCATGCTCGCGAACCTCGGCAAGTCGTTCACCGTGGCCGACATCCGGGAGGCGTCCCGCGTCTGCCGCGAGCTCGGGGTCGACTTCGCCCACTACATCCTCTTCGGCGGTCCCGGCGAGAGCCGGGAGACGGTCCGGGAGAGCTTCGCCCTCATGGACGAGGTGGCGCCGACGGCCGTCATCGCCATGACCGGCATCCGGATCTTCCCCGGCACGCCGCTCCACGACCGGGCCGTGGTGGAAGGAATGGTTCCCGGCAACGCGGCGCTCCTGGAGCCGGTCTTCTACCTGTCCCCGCAGATCCGGGAGGAGCTCCGCGACCTCGTCACCGCCGAGGCGATGCAGCGGCGCAACTGGGTGGCGCCGGGGCTTGAGATCAATATGAGCGACGCCATGCTGGAGGCGATGCGCCACTTTCCGGTACGGGGGCCGCTCTGGAAGCTGATGAAGCGGCTGGGCAGAAGCAGGGTGAATCCGTTCAGTTCGCGATAG
- a CDS encoding lysophospholipid acyltransferase family protein, translated as MTFYNSINLLLINLFTRLVPRALHPPVALVTAGIVYCISPAQRRGLRENLRTVTGRRSVEGLVLSGYYKFARNWCDIMLMMRLSGERLFSLIGRQEGHGILDRVLADGNGAIIISPHLGNWELGGLGLADRGYRINVMTFREPDEKVNALREKARQERGIGFIYVDRDDTSPLAIVEAVNALRRNEVVALLGDRDGSSHTITLDFFGRPTPIPVGAAYLALASGAPVLPVFVPLEGSRYATLMEEPVYFTGEHGRHGAAIRAGMERVLRVFEKYIRRYPDQWYNFFAYWNGATTSQEKE; from the coding sequence GTGACCTTCTATAACAGCATCAACCTGCTCCTTATCAACCTCTTTACCCGGCTTGTACCCCGCGCTCTCCACCCGCCGGTGGCGCTGGTGACGGCAGGGATCGTCTACTGCATCTCCCCGGCGCAGCGGCGCGGCCTCCGGGAAAACCTCCGGACGGTGACCGGCCGCCGCAGCGTGGAGGGGCTGGTCCTCTCGGGCTATTACAAGTTCGCCCGCAACTGGTGCGACATCATGCTCATGATGCGCCTGTCGGGGGAGCGGCTCTTCTCCCTCATCGGCCGCCAGGAGGGACACGGCATCCTCGACCGGGTCCTGGCCGACGGGAACGGGGCGATCATCATCTCCCCCCACCTGGGCAACTGGGAGCTCGGGGGGTTGGGGCTGGCCGACCGGGGATACCGGATCAACGTCATGACCTTCCGGGAGCCCGACGAGAAGGTGAACGCCCTGCGGGAGAAGGCGCGGCAGGAGCGGGGGATCGGCTTCATCTACGTCGACCGGGACGACACCTCGCCGCTCGCCATCGTGGAGGCGGTGAACGCCCTGCGCCGCAACGAGGTGGTGGCGCTCCTCGGCGACCGGGACGGCTCGTCCCACACCATCACCCTCGATTTCTTCGGCCGCCCGACCCCCATCCCGGTGGGGGCGGCCTATCTGGCCCTCGCCTCCGGCGCGCCGGTCCTGCCGGTCTTCGTCCCCCTGGAGGGGAGCCGCTACGCCACCCTCATGGAGGAGCCGGTCTATTTCACAGGGGAGCACGGCCGCCACGGGGCGGCGATCCGGGCAGGAATGGAGCGGGTCCTCCGCGTCTTCGAAAAATACATCCGGCGGTACCCGGACCAGTGGTACAATTTCTTCGCCTACTGGAACGGAGCCACCACATCACAGGAAAAGGAATAG